The genomic segment GTCATTTGCCGTCGCGTCAATTATTTTTTCTTCTCTCAACCAGCCAAGTTAATTGTCGTCATCGGACAAGTTAGTTGACATTTAACAGCGCCAGTTAACTGTAACTTTCTGAGCATTACGCTGGTCTTTCCAAATGATAATATGCTCTGACAACTCCTCTTTTGTAGCGATGCGACGGTCAAGACACTGACGAGATAACACAGAGAATTCAATCTCAACTTGATTGAGCCAACTAGCATGTTTGGGAGTGTAATGAAATTCAAGTTTTTTGAGGATTCGGTTGGCTTCCTCAGGCGAGAAATTTTCGTAGAGAGTGGCAGGATGATGCGTGTTGAGATTATCCAGTACTACTCGAATAAGCTCGGCATCGGGACGATGAATGTCCACTAAAGCTTTCATCTGATGGGCAAAATCTACTTTAGTGCGTTGGTCTGTTACTTCCATGTGTCGCCATGCGGCTAAAGGTTCAAAGAAGCCAAATAAATTAACCACACCATTACGTTTGTACTCGAAGTCATAACGCTCTAATTGTCCAGATTTAGCTGATATAGGGGTGCGAACTTCTTCAATCAATGGGCAAGGACGTTCATCAAAGCAAATCACTGGACGCTTTTGGTCATATGGCTCGGCATACAAGTCCAATAAATCTTCCATCCGCCAAACATACTTGGCATCTACCTCAGGAATACACCATTGCTCTTTCAGCCAAGGCTTAATCTCGTTTTTTTCA from the Pseudanabaena sp. BC1403 genome contains:
- a CDS encoding IS630 family transposase (programmed frameshift), coding for MSHKKYIVNLTEEEVKELETMIKTGKHSARKLTHARILLQTHEGKSDLSIAENLRVNISTVERTREKFVESVNLEEALKARPHPPKPRKLNINAEAFLIATACADAPEGRAKWTMQLLADRLVEMQIVESISDETVRKTLKKNEIKPWLKEQWCIPEVDAKYVWRMEDLLDLYAEPYDQKRPVICFDERPCPLIEEVRTPISAKSGQLERYDFEYKRNGVVNLFGFFEPLAAWRHMEVTDQRTKVDFAHQMKALVDIHRPDAELIRVVLDNLNTHHPATLYENFSPEEANRILKKLEFHYTPKHASWLNQVEIEFSVLSRQCLDRRIATKEELSEHIIIWKDQRNAQKVTVNWRC